The genomic interval ATATCAGTGGCAAAAAATGGTGAATGGCCAGTGGGCAGATCTCAATGGAGAAAATACCATACAAATTAACCTGACTGCAGGGTCTTTACAAGCCGGGGATTTTCAATATCGCCTGATGGCAGCGGAGGCTTCAAACTTTAATTCACCAGCTTGCAGAACGACCTCACCGCCAATTACCATTCACGTAAAACCTCTACCAAAACCGGTCGTGGTAGCTGAGCAGACCGTTTGTGAGGGAAATACGATTCAGCTGGATGTAACTGGTACAGATGGCCCATATTCATGGTCAGGACCTGGTAACTTCAGCTCAGCAGAAAAATCACCCGTTATTGCAAATGCTACCCTCAGCCGTGCCGGAGATTACCAGGTAACCACAACGCCTGGCAATTGTACAGCTTCTGCAAAAATCAAAGTGAATATACTGCCAGCTCCCATTCCGGCTGTTGATGTTCCGGCACCGATATGCGAAGGGGCTTCAGTTGTGCTTCATGCAACCGGAGGAATACACTATAAATGGACACCGGCAACTGGCTTATCCGCAACAGATATTGCTGATCCGGTCGCCTCTCCTGTTCAGACTACTTTATATACGGTCACAGTTTCCAACGGTGGTTGTGAAAAGCAAGCAACTGTAAACGTAGAGGTGTTAAAAAAAATAACCGTCAGCGCGGGCCGCAACCGGGCAATTATTGAAGGGCAAACAGTTACTCTGGAGGGCCAGGTATCGGGAGATCATGCCAAATATTTATGGTCACCCGCTGATTACCTGGATGACCCGGCTCAATTAAATCCTGTAGCCGCCCCGCCACACGATATAACTTATACCTTAACTGCATGGTCAGAAAACGGTTGTACAGGTGGCGCTCAGGACGTTGCTATTCATGTACTGAAGAAACTCGTGATTCCAAATACCATTACGCCAAATGGCGATGGTATTAACGATATATGGAATATAGCCGCACTGGATACCTACCCTGCTGCTACAGTTTATGTGTTCAACAGATATGGGGGAAAAGTTTATTCCGGAACCGGCGATAGAAAAAGCTGGGACGGGAGATATAATGGAGCATATGTACCTGCAGGGGTTTATTATTATGTGATTGATTTACATGATGGCCAAAAAGTACTTTCGGGCTCTTTAACGGTTTTAAAGTAATTTATGAGAACAGTATTCCTGATATTGACAGGTGTTTTTCTTTTTAAAGTAAGTAACGGCCAGCAGCGGCCTCAGTATACGCAGTATATTTTTAATAATTACCTGCTCAATCCGGCACTTTCTGGTATAGAGAATTATACAGATGTAAGAGTAGGTTCAAGAGTACAATGGGCCGGAATCAACGACGGCCCGGTCACTTCTTTTTTTTCTGTTCATGCCCCATTAGGCAAGCAGTATTTGTATGGAAATTCAAGTTCTTTTGCAGAAAAAGGAGCAAATCCTATGGAACGAAGTTATCTCCAGAATTATATGGCTGCTGAACCACATCACGGAATTGGCGTTTTCGGAACATTAGACAAAGCAGGCCCGGTTAAAACACTGGATATTAAGGCTAGCTATGCTTATCACCTTGGATTGAGTTCGAAAATGAATTTAAGTGTGGGGGTAGCTGCCGGGATTTCAAGAATTTCACTGGATATTTCAAAACTGAACCTTGAAAATAGCGCCGATCCTGCAATTGCTCCAGGTTTTAACAGCAGAACACAGCCTGATCTTGATGCAGGGATTTGGTTATATGGCCCTGATTTTTTTGCAGGTGTATCCGTTCAGCAGTTACTGAACAAACCGCTTAGCTTTTCTGACTCCCAGGCGGCTGTTCAGGGGAAACAAGTACCACATCTTTTTGTTACTGCCGGTTATAAGTTTTTCCTGAGTGAAGAGGTTTCAGTAACGCCTTCAGTTATGTTAAAAAAAGTCCAGCCTGCGCCTTTGTCAGCAGATCTGAATTTTAAAATAGCGTTTAAGGATAAATTATGGATTGGCGGAAGTTATCGTCCGCAGGATGCAGTCTCTGCGATGGCAGGCTTTAATATCAATTCGCTGTTTGTGCTGAGTTATGCTTATGATTTTACAACCTCCGAACTAGGTGCTGTGAGTAAGGGTACACATGAAGTCGTATTGGGTATTTTACTGAATAACAGGTATAAGGTCACCTGCCCGCAGCGAAACTGGTAATCCTTAAATTCTTTATTAAAAAAAACGGCCCGGACTTTAAGGTCCGGGCCGTTTTTTTATCGCACAATAAGTGCAGTTATTTTTTTAATTGTTTTTTTGTTGATGCTGTTAACTCACGTTTAGCCAGTGCATGACATTCGTAGATGGCATCGCTGAACATCATTTGCTCTGGCGGGGTTTTCTGAGTAGAAGCTGATGGTCCTCTAAGGGCACCTACCAGGCCTAATTCTCTGGCCACATAAACGTATCTGATGGCATCGATAACTACTCCGGCAGAGTTAGGAGAATCCTGAACGGATAGCTGAGCATCAAAGATTACAGGAGCCCCCATAAAACCTTCTAATTCCAGACGGAAGTTAGCAACTTTATTGTCTCCGTAATAAGCAATATATTCTGAAGGACCTGCATGAAGGAAACTGTCTTCTGTAGAGATACCTCTGATATCGTTCTGTGCACGGATTACATTTTCTTTAGAGATCTTTTTAGATTTCAGACGGTTTTTGTCTTCCATATTAAGGAAGTCAGTATTTCCACCTACATTTCTTTGAATGTGAGCTTTCACATGGTGACCTCTTTCGAAAGCAAGCTCCTGAAGCATCTGAGAAACGATACTTGCACCAAACTGACTGCGCATGTCATCTCCGATGATTGGAATACCAGCATCGATAAATCTTTTCTCCCATGCAGGATCTGAAGCAATAAATACAGGGATACAGTTCACTAAAGAAATACCTAATTCAATACAGATTTCTGCATAGAATTCTGTAGCCAGTTGTGAGCCAACCGGAAGATAGTTGATCAGCACTTCAGCTTCATGTTTACGCAATTGCGCAATAATTTCTACACGTAAAGCAGTTACCTGAGCCTGATCATAGGTTACGCTATCGATCAAAATATCAGTATTTTTCAATTCGTCTTTGATGACGAACCTGTTAGCTTCAGGATAAACAGCCATTTGCGGAGATACACCATCAATAACTGGTGATCTGTAAATAGGAGCTTCTGATGCGATGTCAGCATTCAATATGATTGTACAATTTGGCTTCGCAAAAATGGCGTCCTTTAATGGCTGACCGATTTTTCTTTCATCTATATCAAATCCGCAAACGAATTCAATATTAGCTGCTTTATATCCACCGATATCATTAGCCATCAATCCTGATGTCTTTTCTGCGTGTTTAGTGTAAAATTCCACGCCTTGTACTAATGAGCTGGCGCAATTACCTACGCCTAAAATTGCAACTCTGATTTTCTTTCCTTGGTTGTGCATTGTTTGAACTTGGGTTATTCTAAATTTATCAGACGGAGAGCTTAAAGGCAGAATTCATCCATCTAAATCTCCGCAAAAATAGAAATCCGATTATTATTTCCAGTATAGTTTTGGGCAATATAGAGATAATTATGATAAGATGATTAAATTTTACATTCTGACAACTTTAAGAACATAGTCAGTTTTTATGAAAAGGTTAAAAGCTATACATTTCTTATCTTTATACATTTATTGGCTATAACATTAAATTCATCTTTTTTACATGTATCTTAATAAGATTTCCGGCTATTGGCAGGAATAAAAAACTGCTGGTCACCTTATTTGTTAAGTTGATTAGCTTGCCACATCAAGAACAGCAGGTATAACGAAAAAATTACGTACATGAATAATTATCAGGATCAACATACGATTCTCTCCTATCTGATGCTCGAAAATGCAATAGCATTTATTGAATTCGCTAAAATAGTCTTCAATGCGGAGACAAAGTCATTAATTATAGCACAAGATAACAGAACAGTTTTGTCTGCGGAAATTAAAGTCGGACATAGCATTTTACTACTTTCAGAGGCCGCAGATAAATATGGAAAGGCAGTCGGTAATTTTTTCATTTATGTGGGAGATGCAGATGAAACATTTCAGCGGGCTATATTCCATGGGGCTTCTGTAGTCACTGAAGTAGCGGATATGGATTACGGAAGATGTGGAGGTATCCAGGACCCTTTTGGTAATACCTGGTGGTTAACCTCCACTACTTAATTTTACTGGGGCAGTTTTTTAAATATATTGCCGATAACACCGGGGATTTCATTAATTGCTTTTTCAGGATTATTGATTTCTCCTTCTGCCCAGCCTCTCCAGATTACTTTAGATGATTTACGATCGATAACATCAATCATAATACTATTGGCTTTAATTCTTATACTTCTTTCTCTTTCACCAACATAAATTGGCAATGGGTTGTAGTAGGAATAGTAATAAATCCGCCTTCCACCGTAATAAGAAACACGTGGAAGTATTCTTGATGGAGGGTTATAGTAAACGGGGTCTGTATAGTCTTTGATTTCTTTATTGACTACCGCAGTATACCTGAGTAATAAGTCAGGGTTATTGCTTTGCAGGATAAATCCTCTGTTTTTCATTTCCTGACTAGCCGATTCTACAATCTTATCTGTAGCTACATCATTATTGTAAATAGAGGTTGATTTTGATTTTCCCTCGGGTATCCAGGCAAAGGTTTTATATTTTGCGGGATCCAGTGGTTTACGGGCCACAGCGTAATAGTTGTAAGAGGAACATCCTGAAAATACAACGGCTGTAATAAACAGTATTAAAACTAGCTTTTTCATGTTCATATCATTTAATATTAAACACAGGGGTATCAATAATTTTGTTGATGCCTTATAGACCTGGGTTGGGTGTCAAGGTTTAATGTACACTATTTAGTACACTTACTTTTGCAAATTCCAAATCACTCCCAATAGTTTTAAATATTATTTAATGAACATATAAAATTCTGATTATCTGATAAATAAATTTTAATTTTTAGACTTTATCTGGCGTGTCATGTGCAGCGGATTAATTGTTGTCAATGCTAAATCGTAACAACAATGTTATTAAAAATTAATTACCTACTTAATTTATTCAATTTATGAAAACAAGATCATTTTTAAAAAACTTATTGAAGGGGACTGCTATTTTATCTCTTGCGGTATTGGTAACTTCTTGTAAGAAAAACGATGTTGACAGTTCGGGTTCTGCAAATGTTAAAGTTGTAAATGCGTCACCATCGTCTCCGAATCAGGGGTTTTACCTGGCTAATACGGCAGTGGTAAGCGGAGGGTTATCATTTGCAAATGCATCGGCTTATATTTCTACCAATTCTGGTAATAACCTGGTAACTGAGTTTAGGAGTGATGGTTCTTCAACGGCTTATGCAACGGGTAAAGCGGATATTAGAAATGGTTCTAATTATACGGTTTTCTTAGCGGGTGATGGCCAGGCTGCAAGAGTGAAAATTTTTGAGGATGACAGAAGTGCTCCTGTTAGCGGACAGGCTAAAGTAAGGTTTGTTCATTTGAGTGATGGAGCTCCGGCTAATATTGATATCAGACGTTCTTCTGGTGAAAATTTAGCTGCAAATCTTGGCCGCGATGTAGCAACAAACTTTACGACGATAGCTCCTGGAATTTTATCACTTCAGGTTTTTGGTGCTGGTCAGTCTGCAAGTTTGGGAAAATTTGATTTAACAGCTTTTGCTGCTGATAAAATTTACACGGTTTATATTACCGGGTCTACTGCAAATTCAATTTCGGTTCGCCAGATTACGCAGGAATAGGTTTTCCATTTTTCCTTAAAAAAAACAGACCTTGCTGTTTCAAGTCGACGCCCGCCTGTAGGGGCGGCCAATGTCTTGAAACAGCAAGGTCTGTTTTTTTAAGGTTCTTCTCATTTGAAGGATCCATTCCTGGTTTCTTAGAAGAAATATTTTAAGTTCAGGCCTGCGTAACCGTTTCTTTTAGGGGAAGGATTAAAGTAGGATGGTTGCGCTCCGCTATAGCCTACTGCATTTAAGGATAGAATTGAACTGTAGGATTCGTTGAAAAGATTATCAATGCCGCCGTAGACGTTAACTTCGAATACTTTTCCTAATCTTTTTTTATAACCTGCTTTCAGACCGGCTATTTGATAAGATGGGTTATAGTCTGTATTTTTATCATTTAATGGCATTTTATCATTGTAGTAATAATTCAGATAACCGTATAATCCAAAACGAGTTTCCAGGTCAAGACCTGCACTGATTACCCATGGTGAAACTCCGGTTAATGCATTTCCATTGTACGATGCGGTTACTGCATTATTCGCACCCAGAATTTGATAATCTTTGAATTTGAAAGCTGAATAGGTTAAGGCAACGAAAGGTCTTAAACTGGCTATTTCCTGGTTATCTTCTGGTTTCAGGATTTGCCATGATAAAGCAAGCTCTGCTCCGTTATGGGTTGTTTTACCTGCATTGTTATAAATAGTAATGCCTTGTTGTACGGATTGTCCGATCAGCTCTCCTTTCATATCCATTTTGAATACAGAAAAGTCATAGCTCAGGCGCGAATTCAGCAGGTTACCTTTGGCATTGATTTCATAGTTTATTGCTTTCTCTGCTTGTAATGTGGGGTTGATTGAGCCGTCCACATTTTTAACTTCTGAGCTGGATGGCGGGGAAAAACCGGTACTTATGCTTCCGTGCAGACTCAGGGCTTCAGAAAAGTTATGACTGATGGCAATCCTTGGGGTTGCTTGTGGTTTAAAATCTTTTATTCCGCTTTGTGCTGGTACCAGATAGTTGGAGACATCGTATTTCAGGCTATTGTAGCTTAAGCCTAAGGTCAGCAACGTCTTTGGTCCCAGCTGTGTCTCTGATTGATAAAATAAGGAATAGAGTGTATTGCGGTAATCTATATTTCCGCTAAGGGCTCCTTCGGTACCTTTGTTATTGACATATTGGGTGCCTTTAGTCAGGCCTTCGTTAAATTCTGCACCTACGATAAATTTAGTGGGCAGTGCGGAGAATCCGGGGTTATAGGTGAAGCTGGTCCTTCCGCCATAACTTTGATAATAGTTCCTGAGGTAGGCATAAGGCAAGGGGTGATTCAGGTCATAGGAATAGGTAAATACACTGGTGCTGTTTGACAATTGATCATTGATTTGATACTGTTGTCCTAAGCCAACCCTGGTCCAGGTTTGATAACGTCCGGCTTGTTTATCGAGGTTGCTTGCATTGGCTTGTAAGGGGTTTGCAGCCACTTGATCAGCGGTCAGTGATCCGGGAATTTGTGAGTATTGTGTTGTTCTGTTCAGTAAGAGTGTGATGATCCGTTTATTGCTTGGAAAAAGCTGAAAGTTACCGGATAAGAATCTGCGCATGTCGTTGCTGTGATCTCTGTAGCCGTCATACTCCTGCCACCCATAGGAAACATAACTGTTAATTTTATCTCCGCCGTTGCGGTAAGTGGCTGCCAGTCGATGTAATCCGTAACTTCCTGCCAGGCCTGAGGCTTCCAGACTTTGTTCCTGGTAGGGAGAGCGTTGTAATTGGAAATTGATTACTCCACCTGTTCCGGCACCGTAAATACTCGATGCAGGCCCTTTGATTACTTCGGCCCTGCCGATGCTGTTTACGTCTAAAGCTTCAATACGTGTTGTTCCATCGGCTTCTGTAACTGGAATATCATTCAGGTAAACTTTTATGTTCCTTAATCCGTAAGAGGATCTGACACCGTTTCCACGAATCGAAATCCTGGCTTCTGAGAGTGTACTCTGATCCATTCTTACCCCCGGGATAGCGTTCATTGCAGACTGAAAGGAAAGACCACTGCCACGGTTAAGGTCTGCACTGGTAATCATCCCGATAGAACCGGCAGTTTCCTTCTTGGTACGGTTTCCGGCAAAACCTGTTACACGTACTTCGTTTAAGCTGGATTCATCAGCATCGAGCTGGATATTCAGGCTCCCTTCTTTTTTACTATAATCAACTTCCTGTGGTTTGAAACCGACAAGAATGAATTTATAATGTTGATCGGGGGTAGTATTTTCGATTTTAAAGTATCCATTTTTATCAGATACAGTCAATAATTTATTATCGGATGTTTTGATACTTACACCGGCAAGGGCCTGCCTGGTTTGAGAGTCATATATATTACCGGTTATAGGTTGGTTCTGTGCCTGAACATGCTGCTTAAAAAAGGCTAAACAAGCCAATAGCAGGATTAATCTGAAGAGTTTCATTAATTGCAAAATTATAATTCATATAAATATTGCCCGATATGCTTCTTCACTATGATTTGATAACTAAATTTCAAATCATAGCAAAAAGGTGCAGATCAGGATGTCATACCAGTTTACCTGAGATTTCAAAAAAATCAACAAGGTTCCGGTTTCAATAAGAATAGAGTTATACGCGCGGGGGCTGAAAAATCTCAGCAGCATATGCTGGCAGGCGAAAAGGCAATTCTTCCTTATACGCTTGAATGACAAGGATCGTATAAGGATTTAAAGATAGTTTCTCAACGACTACACCTAATTGGTACAGGCTTCTTTGAGTTTCACGTTCTCTGCTTTTTTCCTTTTGCTCGGCCTGTTTTAATTTACGCATCAGGTAACATTTACCATTGCAGTGCATTTGCGGCTTATCACGGTTAATACAGAGTTTGGAGACGATATAGTTCTCGTTCAGCTCAAACCCTGCCTGCACAAAAACCTGGCTAAAATTAGCGGTCAGTGTGGTAAAAATCAGCAGATGTACAAGAATGCTTCTGAACATTTTGCAAATATAGAAATCTTAGGAGCTGTTTACAGCTTCTGTTGTAAAATATCTCAGGAACTGATGGACCGGTCCAGATGAACATACCCTCCGTCCACATAAACCAGCTGACCTGTGGTATGACTTGACCGCGGGGAAAGCAGAAAGACAACCGTATTGGCAATCTCTTCTGTGGTAGTCATCCGCTGTTCAAGGGGAATTTTAGCCGTAATATCTTTCAGCTTTTTTTCGGATTCTGGCAATGAGCTGATCCAGATTTGATAGAGTGGAGTATAGCATTCAGCTACAATCACCGCGTTTACCCGGATATGATAAGGCAATAATTCTACAGCCCATTCCCTGGTCAGTGCGTTTCTGGCGCCATTGGATGCAGCATAGGCCGAAGTGCCTCCCTGACCTGTATCTGCGACTTTTGAACTGATATTTACAATTGAACCTTTGCTTTTTTTCAAATGCGGAAGTGCATGATGAGCCATCAGGTAATAATGGATCACATTCTTATGCAGACTAGCTACAAAATCCTGATAATTCCCATTCTCCAGGCCTACCCCATCATTCACTCCGGCATTATTGACCAGACCGTCTATCCGGCCAAAAGTATCGATAATTGTGGTAATGGTCTGTGCTGCAATCAGCGGATCTGTCAGTTCTGCAACTACCTGGAAGGCTTGTTTTCCTTCGCTGATAATTTCATTGACGAGTTTCAGGTTATCAGTTTCTTTTCTGCCAATAACGACAGGAATTGCACCTTCATTTGCCAACTGGCGAACTATTCCTTCGCCAATCCCTTTTGCCCCGCCGGTAACAATGACTATTTTATCTTTTAATTGCAGATCCATTATTGATTATTAAATGATATTAATTTTTAACATAAGCTTTAACTTCTTGTCTGGAAGTTCCAAGGCCATCAATACCCAGTTCCACCACATCACCAGCTTTCAGGTAGATGGGCGGATTAAATCCAAGTCCGACGCCGGCAGGGGTTCCTGTAGAAATTACGTCTCCGGGAAGTAAGGTCATGAACTGGCTTACATAAGAGATTACAAATGGAATAGTAAAAATAAAGTTGGAAGTATTACCGTCCTGCATCGTTTTGTCGTTTACTTTCAGCCACAAGCGTAATTTATTGAGGTCACCCAGTTCATCAGGAGTAGCTAAAAATGGACCTAAGGGCGCAAATGTATCGCAGCCTTTACCTTTATCCCAGGTTCCGTTCCTTTCGATTTGAAATTCGCGTTCTGAAACATCATTGTGTAAGGTATATCCGGCAACATAGTCCAGGGCTTCAGCTTCTTCCACATAAGATGCCTTTTGACCAATCACTACTGCAAGCTCCACTTCCCAATCTGTTTTAACAGAGTTTTTAGGGATAATGATTGCATCATCCGGTCCGGCCAGTGCTGTAGTTGACTTCATAAAAATGATAGGTTCAACTGGTAGTGGTGCATTGGTTTCTTTAGCGTGGTCTGCATAGTTTAATCCAATACATATAATTTTGGATGGACGTGCAATTGGGGAGCCTAAACGTTCTGAGTCTGGGATTGTAATTAGTTTACCGGCATTTGCTTTGACAAATTCAGCTAACCTGTCCAGTCCGTTATGCTCAAAAAAATCTTCATTGTAATCGCCGCCGAAAGCAGAAGTATCATATTTAATATCATTGATAATCACACCTGTCTTTTCCCGGCCGGCAGCGCCCCATCTGATTAATTTCATAAGTATCTTTAGTTGTTAAGTTTTATAAATCCTCCATCAACAGGATAATCGTTCCCTGTAATAAATCCTGATTCTTCTGCGCATAGATATAAAGCCAGCGCAGCTACCTCTTCTGGCCTTCCCATTCTTCCAATCGGCTGGCTTTTAGATAATTTCTCAAATACTTCTGCTTCCTGTCCGGCATAGTTCTTCGAAATAAAACCATCTACAAAAGGAGTATGTACTCTTGCTGGAGAAATACTGTTACAACGGATACTGTCTTGCAGGTAGTCACGTGCCACAGACATAGTCATGGCATAGATCGCCCCTTTACTCATGGAATAAGCAAACCTATCGGTTATACCTACTACAGCAGCTATAGATGCCATATTCAAAATCACCGGACTTTTACTTTCTTTCAATAAAGGAATAGCAGCGAATAAAGTGTTATAAGCTCCTTTCACATTCACAGCAAATACCTTATCAAAATCTTCTTCGCTTGTCGTATCAGCCTTGCCAACATGTGCTATACCAGCGTTGTTCACCAGGATATCTACTGCGCCAATCTGATAAAAGATATCCAATACCTGGTTCTGATTACTTACATCACAACTATGTCCGCGGGCTTTACCATTATTTTGCTGAATTTCGCTGACAGTTTCTGCAGCTGCTTCTGCATTGAGTTCGATAATATGTACAGTTGCACCTTGTCTGGCAAATAGTGTAGCAATAGCTTTTCCTATACCGCTTCCTCCTCCGGTTACAACGGCTATTTTTCCTTCTAAACTAAACATATATTAAATTTTATAATGAAACACCTCTTTTCCATGGAATAAAATCATCTTGTCCTAATTCTACTGACTTAGGTTTGATACGTCCGCTTGCGACTTCAATTACATAATGCAGAATGCGCTCTCCTGCCTGTTCGATACTTTCCGTGCCTTCAATGATTGTACCGCAGTTAATATCAATAATATCAGGCATTTTATTAAATAAAACTGTATTTGTGGAGAGTTTAATCACCGGGGCCACCGGGTTGCCTGTAGGTGTTCCCAAGCCCGTGGTAAAAAGCACAATATTTGCACCTGAGGCTACTTCAGCAGTAGTACTCTCTACATCACTGCCTGGTGTACATAATAAGTTTAAACCAGGTTTGGTTACTTTCTCAGGATAATCCAAAACAGCAGTTACGGGAGAATTACCTCCTTTTTTTGCCGCACCAGCAGATTTTATAGCATCTGTAATTAAACCATCTTTGATATTTCCGGGAGATGGGTTTGCATAAAATCCAGAGCCTGTAGCTTCTGCCAGCGCATTATAAGTGCCCATTAATCCCATAAACCGGTTAGCGGTAGCTATATCTATACAGCGGTCACTTAATTCCTGTTCCACACCACATAGTTCTGGAAATTCAGCCAGAATAACACTTCCGCCCATAGTAACCAGCAAATCTGAAAGGTGACCAAGTGCCGGGTTAGCTGAAATTCCCGAAAATCCATCAGAGCCGCCACATTCCAGCCCTATACATAATTTAGATAAAGGCGCGGGTGTTCTCTCTTGCTGGTTAGCCAGAATTAAACCGGTAAATGTTTGTTTGAGTGCCTCTTGTAATAGCTTACTTTCAGTCCCTAGTTTTTGTTGTTCCAAAATGAACAGTGGTTTACTGAATTCAGGATCTCTTTTTTTAATTTCTGCTTCCAGAATACTGATCTGTGCGTGCTGACAACCTAAACTCAGCACTGTTGCTCCGGCTACATTTGGATGGGTAATATATCCGGCCAGCAGACCACAGAGTGCATCAGAGTCCATTCTTGTTCCACCGCAGCCCATATCATGGTTCAGAAACTTAATCCCGTCTATATTCGGAAATAGTTTACTGGCTGGTTCTGCTATGGCTGTATCATGCAGGTCGGCCTGCAAAATATCTTCTATACTTTTCCCTGTTTTATATAAAGCAATCAGACCATCTACTTCATTTTCATAACTCTTTGTCTTTTTAAAGCCCAGTTTATCAGTCAGCGCCTCTTTAAGAACTTCTACGTTTCTGTTTTCGCAAAATACAAGCGGAATCACAATCCAGTAATTGGCCGTTCCCACTGAACCATCTTTCCGGTGAAACCCCATAAAAGTCTT from Pedobacter sp. WC2423 carries:
- a CDS encoding fumarylacetoacetate hydrolase family protein — protein: MKLIRWGAAGREKTGVIINDIKYDTSAFGGDYNEDFFEHNGLDRLAEFVKANAGKLITIPDSERLGSPIARPSKIICIGLNYADHAKETNAPLPVEPIIFMKSTTALAGPDDAIIIPKNSVKTDWEVELAVVIGQKASYVEEAEALDYVAGYTLHNDVSEREFQIERNGTWDKGKGCDTFAPLGPFLATPDELGDLNKLRLWLKVNDKTMQDGNTSNFIFTIPFVISYVSQFMTLLPGDVISTGTPAGVGLGFNPPIYLKAGDVVELGIDGLGTSRQEVKAYVKN
- a CDS encoding SDR family NAD(P)-dependent oxidoreductase; the protein is MFSLEGKIAVVTGGGSGIGKAIATLFARQGATVHIIELNAEAAAETVSEIQQNNGKARGHSCDVSNQNQVLDIFYQIGAVDILVNNAGIAHVGKADTTSEEDFDKVFAVNVKGAYNTLFAAIPLLKESKSPVILNMASIAAVVGITDRFAYSMSKGAIYAMTMSVARDYLQDSIRCNSISPARVHTPFVDGFISKNYAGQEAEVFEKLSKSQPIGRMGRPEEVAALALYLCAEESGFITGNDYPVDGGFIKLNN
- a CDS encoding UxaA family hydrolase, which translates into the protein MASLETTYFIQIHPSDNVLVALVDLPAGFKVKFNALTFDIITPIAAKHKFTIHELSEGNSIFMYGVLVGKASEAIPAGHPITVDNVKHAAEGYQLGERKTSWQQPDTTAFKDKTFMGFHRKDGSVGTANYWIVIPLVFCENRNVEVLKEALTDKLGFKKTKSYENEVDGLIALYKTGKSIEDILQADLHDTAIAEPASKLFPNIDGIKFLNHDMGCGGTRMDSDALCGLLAGYITHPNVAGATVLSLGCQHAQISILEAEIKKRDPEFSKPLFILEQQKLGTESKLLQEALKQTFTGLILANQQERTPAPLSKLCIGLECGGSDGFSGISANPALGHLSDLLVTMGGSVILAEFPELCGVEQELSDRCIDIATANRFMGLMGTYNALAEATGSGFYANPSPGNIKDGLITDAIKSAGAAKKGGNSPVTAVLDYPEKVTKPGLNLLCTPGSDVESTTAEVASGANIVLFTTGLGTPTGNPVAPVIKLSTNTVLFNKMPDIIDINCGTIIEGTESIEQAGERILHYVIEVASGRIKPKSVELGQDDFIPWKRGVSL